The genomic region CGTCGAGGCGGAGGGCGAAAATCGAGCGCTACTTCCGGGCGCTCGAGTCGGCGGGCCTCGAGATCCTTCCCTACGACGCCGCGGCCGCCAGGTGGCACGCTCGGGAGAGGGCACGACTCTCCGGTCTGGGGCGATCGCTGCCTCTTGCGGATGGCCAGATTGCGGCGATCGCCAGGGTCAACGACCTGACGCTGGTCACCGCCAACGGTCGGGACTACCAGGGGCTCGAGGGACTTCGCCTGGAAGACTGGCGCTCGGGCGCCAAGGAGCTTTGAAAGTCGGCAGCCGCTCCCTGTGCCCGTCATAGCGCGGCTCTGATGACTTCGCTCCGGCATCGCGGCCGGCACGGAGGCCTCAGGATTGATCACTTCTTGCCAAGATCCGCATGAAGCCACCATCCGAGCTCTGCAACCAGCAGGTAATCCATCCCCGCTCCGAGCGTTTGCCAGCCTGGGGGGCCGTTGTATTTGATGTGGCC from Candidatus Tanganyikabacteria bacterium harbors:
- a CDS encoding type II toxin-antitoxin system VapC family toxin; its protein translation is MRFLLDTNVLSEPLRPLPDPGVLEGIEAHRNEVATACVVWHELWYGAARLTPSRRRAKIERYFRALESAGLEILPYDAAAARWHARERARLSGLGRSLPLADGQIAAIARVNDLTLVTANGRDYQGLEGLRLEDWRSGAKEL